A genomic stretch from Candidatus Kryptonium sp. includes:
- a CDS encoding cytochrome b/b6 domain-containing protein, whose amino-acid sequence MRQEKGILRFSLSWRIQHFLLMVSVVLLIITGFALRYHDTWFGKFLIFIEGGFEARGTLHRVSAVLLFITAIYHLIYILFTSEGRREFRELLPRKKDFADFLESVKYDIGKNENPPMYGRYSYKEKIQYWAFFIFVVLMILSGFVLWFHNYLFGVLPKWFFDLSQALHSATATLIITFLVLWHLYLVHFSPGNFPMNASFWHGYVSEDWLKENHYLEYLEIKNKESGKT is encoded by the coding sequence ATGAGGCAGGAGAAAGGAATTTTGCGTTTCTCTCTGTCGTGGAGAATTCAGCATTTCCTTTTGATGGTAAGCGTAGTGCTTTTGATAATAACTGGTTTTGCCTTAAGGTATCATGATACCTGGTTTGGAAAATTTTTGATATTCATTGAGGGAGGTTTTGAAGCGAGGGGAACTTTGCATAGGGTTTCAGCAGTGCTTCTTTTTATTACAGCAATTTATCATTTGATTTATATCCTTTTTACGAGCGAAGGACGAAGGGAATTTAGAGAACTGTTGCCGAGGAAAAAGGATTTTGCTGATTTCCTTGAAAGTGTAAAATATGACATTGGGAAAAATGAGAATCCACCGATGTATGGTAGATATTCTTATAAAGAGAAAATTCAATACTGGGCTTTCTTTATCTTTGTTGTGCTGATGATACTAAGTGGGTTTGTTTTATGGTTTCATAATTATCTTTTTGGGGTTTTACCGAAGTGGTTTTTTGACCTTTCGCAGGCATTACATAGTGCGACTGCGACGCTTATAATAACTTTTCTTGTGCTGTGGCATCTTTATCTTGTTCACTTTTCACCTGGTAATTTTCCAATGAATGCTTCTTTCTGGCATGGCTATGTTTCAGAAGATTGGCTCAAGGAAAATCATTATCTTGAATATCTTGAGATAAAAAATAAGGAAAGTGGAAAGACATGA
- a CDS encoding response regulator → MKKILVVDADESMRNLLIKFLAREGFDVSVAVSGKEMTERMSQDKYDIVIIDENIYKQDQLDIKMLVNKLMPKAKIIYIAPFYALSEFLEVEDERVIRCGQKLFRISELKSLINEFKSLST, encoded by the coding sequence ATGAAAAAGATTTTGGTTGTTGACGCAGACGAATCAATGAGGAACTTGCTTATTAAGTTTCTCGCTCGCGAAGGTTTTGATGTTTCCGTTGCTGTGTCTGGAAAAGAAATGACCGAGAGAATGTCCCAAGATAAATATGATATCGTCATAATTGACGAGAACATATACAAGCAGGATCAGCTTGATATAAAGATGTTGGTTAATAAGCTGATGCCGAAGGCGAAAATAATTTATATTGCGCCGTTTTATGCTTTGAGCGAATTTCTTGAAGTTGAAGATGAGCGAGTCATAAGATGTGGTCAGAAACTTTTCAGAATATCAGAACTGAAAAGCTTGATAAATGAGTTTAAAAGTTTATCAACTTGA
- a CDS encoding cytochrome b/b6 domain-containing protein: MIRKILIFVILISTFSFRLSAQTNADCFSCHDDKTLTMEKNGKVISLYVDPKKFEASVHGSLSCVDCHENFNPEEIPHKEKIEPVNCSSCHLDAVKGFELSKHSKKINCASCHGDAHELVKTSKVNFVSRCSACHTKEFQDYKVSVHFSSKGGSDCISCHGYHAIKIASSDVCIKCHSDKRIVQEHQEFVLKYRESIHAKYINCSDCHTGHKILKASDPNSTVARANIGKTCEKCHEQIARNYFESDHGKAFISGFESAPSCTDCHGEHDIMRVTSAESKISRANEVGVCLKCHLDNPEVRKRMTHVPSFIASYENSIHGRLFHAGNHEAAVCSDCHGAHEMMKVSNPSSKVYKLNISSTCGKCHQEISKDFNESIHGVALSKGNFDSPTCTDCHGEHLILEPNDPRSPVAPRNVALQLCSKCHASVKLSEKYGLPADKFKTFTDSYHGLNVRLGNVEAANCASCHGVHDILPSSDPRSRVHKANLVNTCGQCHPGANENFVKGKVHVTVASSDEKIIYWVSTIYIVLIVSIVGSMFIHNLLDWIRKTIDKYKQKHSGLFYSTDESRRKTNLYLRMTLEERIQHFVLLVSFFTLVITGFMLAFPDAWWVIAIRNIVGGEAVFKYRGLIHRIAAVLLVLDSIYHLYYIIFTKRGREFIKDIMFKTQDIKDMIQVLKYNLGLSKEKPKFGRFNYIEKSEYWALIWGTVVMTVTGIVLWFENHFMGWFSKTFVDVCNTIHYFEAWLAFLAIIVWHIYYVVFNPDVYPMNFAWITGYLTEEEMEKEHPLELEKIKLQEIKKGELV, translated from the coding sequence ATGATAAGAAAAATTTTAATATTTGTAATTTTAATTTCAACCTTTTCGTTCAGATTATCTGCGCAGACAAATGCCGATTGTTTCTCTTGCCATGATGATAAAACCTTAACCATGGAAAAGAATGGCAAAGTTATATCCCTCTATGTTGATCCCAAAAAGTTTGAGGCTTCGGTTCATGGTTCATTAAGTTGCGTTGATTGTCATGAGAATTTCAATCCTGAGGAGATTCCGCACAAGGAAAAGATAGAACCTGTAAATTGTTCTTCCTGTCATTTAGATGCTGTTAAGGGATTTGAGTTAAGCAAACATTCAAAGAAGATCAACTGCGCTTCTTGCCACGGAGATGCTCATGAGTTGGTCAAAACATCAAAAGTTAATTTTGTAAGCAGATGTTCGGCATGTCATACAAAGGAATTTCAAGATTACAAGGTGAGCGTACATTTTAGCTCTAAGGGAGGATCTGATTGCATCTCTTGTCATGGATATCACGCAATAAAAATTGCCTCATCAGATGTTTGTATTAAATGTCATAGTGATAAAAGAATTGTTCAGGAGCATCAGGAGTTTGTTTTGAAATATAGAGAGAGCATCCATGCAAAATATATAAATTGTTCTGATTGTCATACAGGGCATAAAATTTTGAAGGCAAGTGATCCAAATTCAACTGTTGCGAGGGCAAACATCGGAAAAACATGTGAGAAATGTCATGAACAGATAGCGAGAAATTATTTTGAATCAGACCACGGTAAAGCTTTTATAAGTGGCTTTGAAAGCGCTCCATCTTGTACAGATTGCCATGGTGAGCATGACATAATGAGGGTTACAAGTGCGGAGTCAAAGATAAGTAGAGCAAATGAGGTAGGGGTTTGCCTGAAGTGCCATCTTGATAATCCCGAGGTAAGGAAAAGAATGACGCATGTTCCATCTTTTATAGCCTCGTATGAGAATAGCATTCACGGAAGATTGTTCCACGCTGGTAATCATGAAGCAGCTGTTTGTAGTGATTGTCATGGTGCACACGAAATGATGAAGGTAAGCAATCCAAGCTCAAAAGTTTATAAGCTTAATATATCTTCAACTTGTGGTAAATGTCATCAGGAAATATCAAAAGATTTTAATGAAAGTATACATGGCGTTGCCCTTTCAAAGGGTAATTTTGATTCCCCGACTTGCACTGATTGTCATGGGGAACATTTGATCCTTGAGCCAAATGATCCACGCTCGCCAGTTGCTCCACGAAATGTCGCACTTCAGCTTTGTTCAAAATGTCACGCATCTGTAAAGCTATCTGAAAAGTATGGACTTCCTGCTGATAAGTTTAAAACATTTACGGATAGTTATCATGGTTTAAATGTTCGTCTCGGAAATGTTGAAGCGGCAAATTGTGCAAGCTGTCATGGGGTTCACGATATTTTACCTTCTTCTGATCCGCGGTCACGGGTTCATAAGGCAAATCTTGTAAATACATGTGGACAGTGTCATCCCGGAGCCAATGAAAACTTTGTGAAAGGGAAAGTTCATGTAACGGTTGCAAGCTCGGATGAAAAAATTATTTATTGGGTATCAACAATTTATATAGTTTTAATAGTATCAATCGTCGGCTCAATGTTCATTCATAACCTGCTTGATTGGATAAGGAAGACAATAGATAAGTATAAGCAAAAACATTCAGGATTATTTTATTCAACAGATGAATCTCGGAGAAAGACGAATCTTTATTTAAGGATGACGCTTGAGGAAAGAATACAGCATTTTGTTCTCCTCGTGAGTTTCTTCACTCTTGTGATAACTGGATTTATGCTTGCTTTCCCAGATGCTTGGTGGGTTATAGCTATAAGAAACATAGTAGGTGGCGAAGCGGTTTTCAAATATAGAGGATTAATTCATAGAATTGCAGCTGTTTTGCTCGTTCTTGATTCAATTTATCATCTTTATTACATTATCTTCACCAAGAGAGGACGTGAGTTTATCAAGGACATAATGTTCAAAACGCAAGACATAAAAGATATGATTCAAGTTTTAAAATACAATCTTGGGCTTTCAAAGGAAAAACCGAAGTTCGGGAGGTTTAACTATATTGAAAAGAGCGAATATTGGGCTTTAATTTGGGGAACCGTAGTAATGACTGTAACTGGTATTGTTCTATGGTTTGAAAATCATTTCATGGGATGGTTTTCAAAGACATTTGTTGATGTATGCAACACAATTCATTACTTTGAAGCGTGGCTTGCGTTTCTTGCGATAATTGTCTGGCATATTTACTATGTCGTCTTCAATCCCGATGTTTATCCTATGAACTTTGCTTGGATCACCGGTTATTTAACCGAGGAAGAAATGGAAAAAGAACATCCGCTTGAACTTGAAAAAATAAAACTCCAAGAAATTAAAAAAGGGGAACTTGTATGA
- a CDS encoding cytochrome b/b6 domain-containing protein, with amino-acid sequence MDVRKEAEKLINEVEKEKGITLDDEFKEKLKDEIAEKIKVEIERKKREEEKKTKSAKEEEEYFIRFSLNIRLQHLTLAIGVLLLIITGLPVKFHESKWAELFFNLIGGIQVSRFLHRVGAVLLIFVSIWHTIYIAFTKEGRNEFKELLPRKKDFLDFWQNIKYMLGKTNERPKYGRYSYIEKFDYWAVYWGMVIMVVSGLILWFHNFFLAIFPKFVFDIAKEAHSDEAMLATLAIVVWHWYNAHFNPHIFPFNPTIFTGKISKERMIREHPLEYEKIMREKLMKEEKSDEKQA; translated from the coding sequence ATGGATGTGAGAAAGGAAGCTGAAAAATTGATCAATGAAGTTGAAAAGGAAAAAGGCATCACGCTTGACGATGAATTCAAAGAAAAATTGAAAGATGAGATTGCGGAAAAGATAAAAGTTGAAATTGAACGAAAGAAGAGAGAAGAAGAGAAGAAAACTAAATCTGCTAAAGAAGAAGAGGAATACTTTATTCGTTTTAGCTTGAATATTCGGCTTCAGCATTTGACACTTGCTATCGGTGTCCTATTGCTGATAATAACAGGACTACCTGTTAAATTTCATGAGTCAAAATGGGCTGAGCTATTCTTTAATTTAATAGGCGGAATACAGGTATCAAGATTTCTCCATAGAGTTGGTGCGGTTTTACTTATATTTGTCTCAATTTGGCATACGATTTATATTGCGTTTACAAAAGAAGGAAGGAACGAGTTCAAAGAACTTCTACCTCGGAAAAAGGACTTTCTTGATTTCTGGCAAAATATAAAATACATGCTTGGAAAGACGAACGAGAGACCTAAGTATGGAAGATACTCATACATTGAAAAATTTGATTACTGGGCTGTTTATTGGGGAATGGTTATAATGGTTGTGTCTGGTTTGATTTTGTGGTTTCATAATTTCTTCCTTGCAATTTTTCCCAAATTTGTCTTTGATATAGCAAAGGAAGCTCATTCAGATGAAGCTATGTTAGCAACTCTTGCGATTGTAGTGTGGCACTGGTATAATGCTCATTTTAATCCGCACATTTTCCCGTTTAATCCAACGATATTCACGGGAAAAATTTCAAAAGAGAGAATGATACGAGAACATCCACTGGAATATGAGAAAATTATGCGAGAGAAACTTATGAAGGAGGAAAAGTCAGATGAAAAGCAAGCGTAA
- a CDS encoding NapC/NirT family cytochrome c — MKKFWLLTVFVLFFVEFSISQIKNERCFICHGVKNFGIVERGEFKSLYVSKEDYETSVHGKFACVSCHVDVRVIPHLTKPQKIHCLQCHFEGNVVGAPVTAKPEKYKESIHGRALAKGKNAPDCKDCHTVHYVKKPEDPNSSVFKTNVPELCGRCHQIAKEEYYNSIHWAGIQKGELAAAVCTDCHREHDILPPEDPRSSLNPKNVVATCDKCHSDVKLMKRVGVPVKNPEAYKENFHGIALKFGVVRAANCASCHEYHNVLPSRDPRSPIHPANLAKTCGKCHPRANENVAKGKFHVLPGEKDSGIVYYVYTFFKWFTVIVLAGLFTHIILDLIGHIRRKRKKSE; from the coding sequence ATGAAAAAGTTTTGGTTGTTGACAGTTTTTGTTCTCTTCTTTGTTGAATTTTCAATTTCACAGATCAAGAATGAGCGATGTTTCATTTGCCACGGTGTGAAAAATTTTGGAATTGTTGAGCGTGGGGAATTTAAATCGCTTTATGTTTCAAAAGAAGATTATGAAACCTCGGTTCATGGTAAATTTGCCTGTGTTTCCTGTCATGTTGATGTCCGCGTTATACCGCATTTAACAAAGCCTCAGAAGATCCACTGCTTGCAATGTCACTTTGAAGGTAATGTCGTTGGAGCTCCAGTTACAGCGAAACCTGAAAAATATAAAGAAAGTATACACGGAAGAGCACTTGCAAAAGGTAAAAATGCTCCAGATTGTAAGGATTGTCATACAGTTCATTATGTCAAAAAGCCGGAAGATCCAAATTCAAGCGTTTTTAAAACAAATGTCCCAGAACTCTGCGGAAGATGTCATCAAATCGCAAAAGAGGAGTACTATAACTCAATTCATTGGGCTGGAATTCAAAAGGGTGAATTAGCTGCAGCAGTTTGCACAGATTGTCATCGTGAGCATGATATCTTGCCTCCGGAAGACCCGAGATCAAGCTTAAATCCTAAAAATGTCGTTGCGACATGTGATAAGTGTCATTCCGATGTAAAATTAATGAAAAGGGTTGGTGTTCCTGTTAAGAATCCAGAAGCATATAAAGAAAACTTTCACGGCATAGCGTTGAAGTTTGGAGTTGTAAGAGCTGCTAATTGTGCTTCATGTCATGAATATCATAATGTTTTACCATCGCGAGATCCGAGATCCCCAATTCATCCAGCAAATCTTGCAAAAACTTGTGGAAAGTGTCATCCGAGGGCGAATGAAAATGTTGCGAAAGGGAAATTTCATGTTTTGCCTGGGGAGAAGGATTCAGGAATTGTTTATTATGTTTATACATTCTTTAAGTGGTTCACAGTAATTGTGTTGGCGGGGCTTTTTACGCACATAATACTTGATTTGATCGGACATATAAGAAGGAAAAGAAAAAAGAGCGAATAA
- the obgE gene encoding GTPase ObgE codes for MLLIDYAKIYVKAGDGGNGCVSFRREKYVPKGGPDGGDGGKGGDVIIRASKNLSTLLDYKYKTFYKAENGEHGRGKNQHGKDGEDIILLVPCGTVVKNAETGQIIADLINDGDEVIVARGGKGGRGNARFATPTNRAPRFAEKGEKGEEKEIELELKLIADVGLVGFPNVGKSTLISKISAAKPKIADYPFTTLQPNLGIVKYDEFKSFVVADMPGLIEGAHLGKGLGIQFLKHIERTKIIVIMIECISPNPVKDYQTLLNEMRSFSQVLIEKPRIVAITKMDLADEKLRKKLDKIKFEDNIPVVKISAVTGEGLKELINLMWTQLQNIKQKISPT; via the coding sequence ATGCTTCTGATAGATTACGCAAAAATATATGTAAAAGCTGGCGACGGTGGAAACGGTTGTGTAAGTTTCAGGAGAGAAAAATATGTCCCCAAAGGTGGTCCAGACGGCGGAGATGGCGGAAAAGGTGGAGATGTTATCATCCGAGCAAGCAAAAATTTATCTACTTTGCTTGATTACAAATATAAAACATTCTACAAAGCGGAAAATGGAGAACACGGACGAGGGAAAAACCAACATGGTAAAGATGGTGAAGATATAATTTTACTTGTACCTTGCGGAACTGTTGTTAAAAATGCCGAAACTGGCCAGATAATAGCCGATCTTATAAATGATGGGGATGAAGTTATAGTTGCTCGCGGTGGAAAAGGAGGAAGAGGAAACGCAAGATTTGCAACACCAACAAATAGAGCCCCGAGATTTGCGGAAAAAGGAGAGAAAGGTGAAGAAAAAGAAATTGAACTTGAACTTAAACTCATCGCAGATGTAGGGCTCGTCGGATTTCCCAATGTTGGGAAATCAACACTTATCTCAAAAATTTCAGCTGCGAAACCAAAAATCGCCGATTATCCGTTTACAACGCTTCAGCCGAACCTTGGGATCGTTAAATATGATGAATTCAAAAGCTTCGTCGTTGCTGATATGCCAGGGCTTATAGAAGGTGCACACTTAGGAAAAGGGCTTGGAATACAATTCCTAAAACATATTGAGAGAACGAAAATCATCGTGATTATGATTGAATGCATAAGCCCCAATCCCGTAAAAGATTACCAAACGCTTTTGAATGAAATGAGATCTTTTTCGCAAGTTTTGATTGAAAAGCCAAGGATCGTGGCAATAACCAAAATGGATTTAGCAGATGAAAAGTTGAGAAAAAAACTTGACAAAATAAAATTTGAAGACAACATACCTGTTGTTAAAATATCGGCTGTAACTGGCGAAGGATTAAAAGAACTTATAAATTTAATGTGGACACAACTTCAAAATATAAAGCAAAAAATAAGTCCTACATAG
- a CDS encoding tetratricopeptide repeat protein produces the protein MSIFVFSLVLSQDTKENAEFKLAINLYNEGFYDLAISQLKKFIDTYPNSPQTPEAQFYLGMSYFKLRKFEDAQTILQDFALSKPSHPKAPEALWKSAECFIELKKYKEAGSAFERIKLFYPKSQLASKALVESAKYFELANDLQNTKKVLLALIQEYPESEHFHLARFKLAEILTKEGNYEKALIEYRKISNEVEDKNLKFKALLNIAKINSELGKSEEAERQLLQITSQSGLNPEITASAHFELGKIQSEFGEYENAINYMLKAQSIISNANITEEIRNLKQKITLQLANYYFNIADYQNAIKHYTELLNNLSESETNPEFYFNIAIAFDKILNYQKANEFYIKVINSDTTSVRKSTALLNLATNFARIGEFAKAVEFYKKHIELFPTSTSTPYVIFQLALLYEEKLNDYKRAIFYYTDLLNRFPQNRYADEAIYHIGLCYMKLGDATDAISSFETLIKNYSSSELYDDALNKIEMLKRFQITDQSEHIASIAEIIGDILNNKPKNETLLKLADLYNFKLKDYSNALKYYNLALSAGNFEPKVMWYINYQVANCAYNLFLENKIKTDSAVSIIQKFLNFKPQIEPEKADTAILYLYKVLTYNSNQEEKKKIAEDFKNKYQNSRFYTFFIIEILNFHFANQNWNEIIKISSDNFNRFNQNQIPEVLYKRAYAYYKTGEKQKSLSDINLLIQRYSPSPYDARALDLRAQIYKELKNYAEAINVLREIEKNYFYTDIAKDVKLKIADVYFETSDYLKSISEYKNYISITEYPEFERKPEVLFKIASAYHKIGDFTNAKKYYKLYISTPKPTPGITLQAMLPLAGEAYYALGNIYKTEGLNEKAVYYLEKVGKFNASLGRKTLLESADLLFDEEKYEDALKKYNDALKNADNENDKIKIQSRIIICYFRMNDIDNANKSINLFKQTFSKFDIKNYLAEFQIELGGYYFRNRNFGNAKKTFDEVIKNYPNSNFAHLAQYWLAKIEEYNGNIESATKIMLELNRKPLDIDTRLRVNLSLGNIYFKLEKYDSATIYYRFVVDNAVKPQVLQSAMSNLLACYEELGYYELAIELARKYIEKFPNADDVMDKRIKIGVMYQMLGNYDLALSYFQKLLEEADKNLEAELHYYIGEALYYKGDYEQAILEFLKVPYLVTKKTKIDWTANAFYMAGQSYEKMRKYDQAINMYQQIIDRPGIDPIFKAGAQKEIERVRSLLKQ, from the coding sequence GTGTCAATCTTCGTTTTTTCTTTAGTACTTTCTCAAGATACGAAAGAAAACGCTGAATTTAAGCTCGCAATAAATCTTTATAATGAAGGTTTTTATGATCTCGCTATTTCACAATTGAAAAAATTCATTGACACATATCCAAATAGCCCTCAAACGCCTGAAGCACAGTTTTACCTTGGGATGTCATATTTCAAATTACGAAAATTTGAGGATGCCCAAACTATTCTTCAGGACTTTGCTTTATCAAAACCATCTCATCCAAAAGCACCCGAAGCACTCTGGAAATCTGCTGAATGTTTTATTGAATTGAAAAAATACAAAGAAGCAGGTTCGGCATTTGAGAGGATAAAACTTTTCTATCCCAAAAGTCAATTAGCATCAAAAGCACTTGTAGAATCGGCGAAATACTTTGAACTGGCAAATGATTTACAAAACACAAAAAAAGTTTTGCTTGCACTTATACAAGAATATCCCGAAAGTGAGCATTTTCACTTAGCAAGATTTAAACTGGCGGAAATTCTAACTAAAGAAGGAAACTATGAAAAAGCACTAATTGAATACCGAAAAATTTCAAACGAGGTTGAGGATAAAAACCTAAAATTTAAAGCACTTTTAAACATTGCTAAAATTAACTCTGAACTTGGAAAAAGCGAAGAAGCTGAAAGACAGCTTCTTCAAATCACATCGCAAAGCGGACTTAACCCTGAGATAACAGCTTCAGCGCATTTTGAACTTGGGAAAATTCAATCTGAATTTGGTGAATATGAAAACGCAATAAATTACATGCTCAAAGCCCAATCTATAATTTCAAATGCAAACATTACCGAGGAAATACGAAACTTAAAACAAAAAATCACACTCCAGCTTGCTAATTACTACTTCAACATCGCTGATTATCAAAACGCAATAAAACACTACACTGAACTTCTTAATAACTTATCCGAATCTGAGACGAATCCCGAATTTTATTTCAACATCGCAATTGCATTTGACAAAATTTTGAATTATCAAAAAGCAAACGAATTTTATATCAAGGTTATAAATTCCGACACAACATCAGTCAGAAAATCAACCGCATTGCTCAATCTTGCAACCAATTTTGCTCGGATTGGTGAATTCGCTAAAGCCGTTGAATTCTATAAAAAACACATTGAGCTATTCCCCACAAGCACATCAACACCATATGTCATTTTCCAACTTGCTTTGCTCTATGAAGAGAAACTTAACGATTACAAAAGAGCAATTTTCTATTACACAGACCTTCTAAATCGTTTCCCACAAAATAGATATGCAGATGAAGCAATATATCACATCGGGCTTTGTTATATGAAGCTTGGCGACGCAACCGATGCAATTTCAAGCTTTGAAACTTTGATCAAAAACTATAGCTCATCTGAATTATACGACGATGCATTGAACAAAATTGAAATGCTAAAAAGATTTCAAATAACCGATCAATCGGAACACATAGCATCAATCGCAGAAATTATTGGTGATATCTTGAATAATAAGCCTAAAAATGAAACACTGCTTAAACTTGCTGACCTTTACAATTTCAAATTGAAAGATTACTCAAATGCCCTCAAATACTACAACCTTGCGTTGTCCGCAGGAAATTTTGAGCCCAAGGTTATGTGGTACATAAACTATCAAGTCGCAAATTGTGCGTATAATCTATTTTTGGAAAACAAGATAAAAACTGACTCGGCCGTAAGCATAATTCAAAAATTCTTGAACTTTAAACCCCAAATTGAACCAGAAAAAGCTGACACCGCCATTCTTTACTTGTATAAAGTTTTAACTTACAACTCAAATCAAGAAGAAAAAAAGAAAATTGCGGAGGACTTCAAAAACAAATATCAAAACTCACGATTTTATACTTTCTTCATCATTGAGATATTAAACTTTCACTTTGCAAATCAAAATTGGAATGAGATTATAAAAATTTCCTCTGACAATTTCAACAGATTCAACCAGAACCAAATCCCCGAAGTTCTTTACAAGAGAGCTTATGCATATTATAAAACAGGTGAAAAGCAAAAATCCCTGTCAGATATAAACCTTTTGATTCAAAGATATTCCCCATCTCCCTACGACGCAAGGGCTCTTGACCTGCGCGCACAAATTTACAAGGAATTAAAGAACTATGCCGAAGCAATAAATGTCCTACGCGAAATTGAAAAAAATTATTTTTATACCGACATCGCAAAAGATGTTAAATTAAAAATCGCCGATGTTTACTTTGAGACCAGCGATTATCTAAAATCAATAAGCGAATACAAAAACTACATCTCTATCACTGAATATCCCGAATTTGAAAGGAAACCTGAAGTTTTATTTAAAATCGCATCCGCATATCATAAGATTGGAGACTTTACAAATGCGAAGAAATACTATAAACTTTATATTTCAACACCAAAACCAACACCAGGCATAACGCTTCAAGCGATGTTGCCTTTAGCTGGCGAAGCTTACTACGCTCTCGGAAATATCTACAAAACCGAAGGATTAAATGAGAAAGCAGTTTACTATCTTGAAAAGGTTGGGAAATTTAATGCTTCTCTTGGACGAAAAACTTTACTTGAATCAGCGGATTTGCTTTTTGACGAGGAGAAATATGAAGATGCCCTCAAGAAATATAATGACGCCCTTAAAAACGCAGATAACGAAAACGATAAAATTAAAATTCAATCAAGGATTATAATTTGCTATTTTAGGATGAACGATATTGATAACGCAAACAAGTCCATTAACTTGTTTAAACAAACATTTTCAAAGTTTGATATAAAAAATTATCTTGCGGAGTTTCAGATTGAATTAGGTGGTTATTACTTTAGAAACAGAAATTTTGGAAACGCGAAAAAAACTTTTGACGAGGTCATAAAAAATTACCCCAACTCAAACTTCGCACACCTTGCACAGTATTGGCTCGCAAAAATTGAAGAATATAACGGAAACATTGAATCTGCAACTAAAATAATGCTTGAACTTAACAGGAAACCGTTGGATATAGACACAAGGTTGAGAGTCAATTTATCACTTGGAAACATATATTTCAAACTTGAGAAATACGATTCCGCAACAATTTACTATAGATTTGTTGTTGATAATGCCGTAAAACCCCAAGTTTTGCAATCCGCCATGAGCAACCTGCTTGCATGCTATGAAGAACTTGGATATTATGAGCTTGCCATAGAACTTGCAAGGAAATATATTGAAAAGTTTCCAAACGCGGACGATGTAATGGACAAGAGAATAAAAATCGGTGTGATGTATCAAATGCTTGGTAATTACGATCTTGCTTTGTCGTATTTTCAAAAGCTTCTTGAAGAAGCGGACAAAAACCTTGAAGCAGAACTTCACTACTATATTGGCGAAGCACTATACTACAAAGGGGATTACGAGCAGGCGATACTTGAATTTTTAAAAGTCCCATATCTCGTCACGAAGAAAACGAAAATTGACTGGACAGCAAATGCGTTTTATATGGCTGGTCAATCATATGAAAAAATGAGAAAATATGATCAAGCTATCAATATGTATCAACAAATTATTGATAGACCGGGGATTGATCCGATTTTCAAGGCGGGCGCACAAAAAGAAATTGAGCGCGTAAGATCACTTTTGAAACAATAA